From one Catharus ustulatus isolate bCatUst1 chromosome 1, bCatUst1.pri.v2, whole genome shotgun sequence genomic stretch:
- the CCDC12 gene encoding coiled-coil domain-containing protein 12 yields MAAPGGGMEGPAEAEGLVLGRLEEEALKRRERLKALRQRTLQNKETGEPESKIPREDEEEEPVKHREIKLRNYDPEDAELKKRKLPPAKPASVEDTVKEQLEAAKPEPIIDEVDLANLAPRKPDWDLKRDVAKKLEKLEKRTQRAIAELIRERLKGQEEELAAAVGSAKQEGSDSD; encoded by the exons ATGGCGGCGCCCGGGGGCGGCATGGAAGGCCCGGCGGAGGCCGAGGGATTGGTTTTGGGGCGGCTGGAGGAGGAGGCGCTGAAGCGGCGGGAGCGGCTGAAGGCGCTGAGGCAGCGCACGCTGCAG aacaAGGAGACTGGAGAACCTGAATccaaaattcccagagaagatgaggaagaggagccaGTCAAACACAG GGAGATCAAGCTGCGGAATTACGATCCCGAGGACGCGGAGCTGAAGAAGAGGAAGCTGCCCCCGGCCAAACCGGCCTCAG TGGAGGACACggtgaaggagcagctggaagcgGCCAAGCCGGAGCCCATCATCGATGAGGTG GATTTGGCAAACTTGGCTCCCAGGAAACCTGACTG ggATTTGAAGCGGGATGTGGCCAagaagctggagaagctggagaagaggACGCAGAGAGCCATCGCCGAGCTGATCC GAGAGCGCTtgaaggggcaggaggaggagctggcagcGGCTGTGGGATCAGCAAAGCAGGAGGGGAGCGACTCTGACTGA